From Ruminococcaceae bacterium KH2T8, one genomic window encodes:
- a CDS encoding Acetyltransferase (GNAT) domain-containing protein has translation MIREMSEKDISECADVIRRAFKTVADDMRFTAENAPNFTAFATDENRLSYQFNEEKRPMYVLIRDGKIAGYYSLSFPAEGEAELNNLAVLPEYRHMGLGGELLKDSFAKAESFGRSVLKIGIVEENKVLRMWYESYGFVHMGTKKFDFFPFTCGYLEKQITE, from the coding sequence ATGATAAGAGAGATGTCGGAGAAGGATATATCCGAGTGCGCAGATGTCATCAGAAGAGCATTTAAGACCGTAGCGGATGACATGAGATTTACTGCAGAGAACGCACCTAACTTCACTGCTTTTGCCACCGATGAGAACAGGCTCTCTTATCAGTTCAACGAGGAGAAGAGACCTATGTATGTGCTCATCCGTGACGGTAAGATCGCAGGCTACTACTCCCTTTCATTTCCCGCAGAAGGAGAAGCGGAGCTCAATAATCTGGCGGTCCTTCCCGAGTATAGGCACATGGGCCTTGGCGGGGAGCTTCTCAAGGATTCTTTCGCGAAAGCTGAGAGCTTTGGCAGATCTGTTCTTAAGATAGGAATAGTTGAAGAGAACAAGGTGCTTCGAATGTGGTACGAGAGTTACGGCTTTGTGCATATGGGTACTAAGAAGTTCGACTTTTTCCCATTTACTTGCGGTTATTTGGAGAAGCAAATAACCGAATAA
- a CDS encoding transcriptional regulator, MarR family — MSGKYDQLKLKNQVCFPMYACSKEIVRQYGPYLKELDLTYTQYIVMMVLWEDEEISSRELAEHLHLDYGTLTPVLKRLEQAGYITRERSAEDERTLTLTLTGQGRELKDKAAKIPSCLAEKMGLSKEEFETLYRLTYKALGNMESQDKGGK; from the coding sequence ATGAGCGGAAAGTACGATCAGTTAAAACTTAAGAACCAGGTATGCTTTCCCATGTATGCCTGCTCAAAGGAGATCGTCCGTCAGTACGGACCGTACCTTAAGGAGCTCGATCTTACTTATACACAGTACATCGTCATGATGGTCCTCTGGGAAGATGAGGAGATATCCTCGAGGGAGCTCGCCGAGCATCTTCACCTTGATTACGGTACTTTGACTCCCGTATTAAAAAGACTCGAGCAGGCAGGGTACATTACTAGAGAAAGGTCTGCTGAAGACGAGAGAACGTTAACTCTTACTCTTACCGGGCAAGGTAGGGAGTTAAAAGATAAGGCAGCTAAGATCCCTTCGTGCCTGGCAGAAAAGATGGGACTTTCAAAGGAAGAGTTCGAGACCTTATATCGACTGACTTATAAGGCTCTCGGCAATATGGAATCGCAAGATAAAGGAGGAAAATGA
- a CDS encoding HDOD domain-containing protein: MLPTKEQALEELKVAGQMNPGPWVKHTENVGIAARNIAEKIPGMDPQKAYIVGLLHDIGRRVGIVDIPTHVYEGYKYCMEKGWDEAARVCMTHSYRLMKDEFDYEPSTDAEKAIKEYILHTEADDYDKLIQLCDSLATDYGFVILEKRFVDVTRRYGIMEGYIKGWDVSFEIKETFEEKMGCSIYDVLPDIGRTTLLSPKPWTPERKR, from the coding sequence ATGTTACCGACCAAGGAACAGGCTCTGGAAGAATTGAAAGTTGCGGGACAGATGAATCCCGGGCCCTGGGTCAAACACACGGAGAATGTCGGTATCGCTGCGAGAAACATCGCGGAGAAGATCCCCGGTATGGATCCTCAGAAGGCATATATAGTCGGACTTCTTCACGATATAGGAAGAAGGGTCGGCATCGTTGACATACCTACTCATGTCTACGAAGGATACAAGTATTGTATGGAGAAAGGATGGGATGAAGCTGCGCGCGTGTGCATGACTCATTCCTATCGCCTCATGAAGGATGAGTTTGACTACGAGCCGTCTACCGATGCCGAGAAAGCGATAAAGGAATACATCCTGCATACAGAAGCAGACGATTACGATAAGCTTATTCAGCTCTGCGATTCCCTTGCAACCGATTACGGTTTCGTCATCCTGGAGAAGAGATTCGTGGATGTCACGAGACGATACGGGATAATGGAAGGCTATATCAAGGGATGGGATGTGTCTTTCGAGATCAAGGAGACTTTTGAAGAGAAGATGGGATGCTCCATCTACGATGTCCTTCCGGATATCGGCAGGACTACGCTGCTATCGCCCAAACCGTGGACACCTGAAAGAAAGCGATGA
- a CDS encoding glutathione peroxidase, with amino-acid sequence MSSIYDFTVKDRKGNDVSLKDYEGKVLLIVNTATGCGFTPHYDPLEAMYEELKDKGFEILDFPCNQFANQAPGTEDEIHEFCKMKFGTKFPQFSKIDVNGESADPLFAYLASQKPFEGFGKGLKNVALEKFTNANNKKFGDKAYIKWNFTKFLVDREGNIIARFEPTVDMKEVRAAVEAQL; translated from the coding sequence ATGTCTTCGATCTACGACTTTACAGTAAAGGACAGAAAAGGTAACGACGTTAGTCTTAAGGACTACGAGGGTAAGGTATTGCTCATCGTGAATACCGCGACAGGATGCGGATTTACGCCTCACTATGATCCCCTGGAGGCAATGTACGAAGAGCTTAAGGACAAGGGATTCGAGATCCTCGATTTCCCCTGCAATCAGTTCGCCAATCAGGCTCCGGGAACAGAGGATGAGATCCACGAATTCTGCAAGATGAAGTTCGGTACGAAGTTCCCGCAGTTTTCAAAGATCGATGTTAACGGAGAAAGCGCCGATCCGCTCTTTGCATATCTTGCGTCGCAGAAGCCTTTCGAAGGGTTTGGTAAGGGTCTCAAGAACGTTGCACTCGAGAAATTTACCAATGCCAACAACAAGAAGTTCGGCGATAAGGCTTATATAAAGTGGAACTTTACGAAGTTCCTCGTAGACCGCGAAGGTAATATCATCGCAAGATTCGAACCTACTGTCGACATGAAGGAGGTCAGGGCTGCAGTAGAAGCACAACTCTGA
- a CDS encoding transcription-repair coupling factor → MDKEISSILKLIENDEALIASSDRCVREARHLNVSGLCEQQKGYLIAALANKHSKKPVVISSDTVRAKALAGSMKPFIDGEILIVEPSEMSIVTAVASSRDGESERVGSISRLMRNDYAAAIICAGALASKMQSKKEFEKDMISLKLGDRKDPTDLIDELVAIGYERVASVSCAGEFAARGDVIDVFSPDSRMPTRLSFFDDEIDQIKSFDTDDQRSTESFTKVTFCRAREIVFDAKKRGSAADTILKSAASDINKMNAESAKAAAELLSRTAHNDSDAVREGMRLTGMARWIGAIVSEPDMIIDYIDKTLNMLFIDEMSEVRGRIDGYEADYISRCRNAFETGTCPSCAFESIFEIPEIMKRLDKGHQITAVSCLATSGNGLPGGLTVTSDGLAGENWRGRDKELGIFVKKTEAEMTMRFLLTGSQRVEGFRLRMVGEGVSIKVIPADLPAGFVYPAAKMCLIGEQDVFGSEKKISKKRNGAAKITFFGDITPGDYVVHDAHGIGRYEGIVNMRMGKSNQDYLKISYAKNATIYLPIDKLDKLQKYVGPNGKEPKLSSLDSGEWNKSVERARTSIKKVAFDLVKLYAARRASKGYSCSPDDVWQKEFEENFPYTETDVQLNAIRDIKKDMESDTPMDRLLCGDVGFGKTEVAFRAIFKCVTNGKQAFMLAPTTLLAQQHYDNFLERLHGFPIRVVLLSRFVPAAVMKQNLKDIKEGKADVVIGTHRILSKDVIPHDLGLLVVDEEQRFGVNHKEQIKAMRNNIDVLTLTATPIPRTLHMSMSGIRDISVLDEAPMNRRPVQTYVMGYDEEIVTQACLREISRGGQVFYLYNKTADIDKKAAHLEALMPGVKVSYAHGKMSEHQMEKIIESFIVGEADILVCTTIIESGVDMPNVNTMIVEDSDRFGLSQLYQIKGRVGRSDRQAYAYITYDPDKEMNSDARKRLMAIREFTELGSGVKIALRDLEVRGAGNLLGAEQHGQMDVIGYELYCRLLDEEIKHLKDGDDVSFLPAITVNMEVDFDSYIPVSYIEDEESRMAAYRRIGSIGDRKDYDDFLDEVTDRYGDPPKEVNFLAGAALIRALAAKAGFERVCFKDAGVLLYFASDRKMNMKSVTALIGTPEFAGRILMCAQGKPYLHYKPRTNRHDKTVEESIKMLDILIENMEPKKAEA, encoded by the coding sequence ATGGATAAAGAGATCTCTTCTATATTAAAGCTCATAGAAAATGACGAAGCGCTCATCGCTTCATCGGATAGGTGTGTCCGCGAGGCACGCCATCTTAATGTGTCCGGATTATGCGAACAGCAGAAAGGATATCTGATCGCTGCTCTTGCGAATAAGCATTCCAAGAAGCCGGTAGTCATCTCATCCGATACGGTAAGAGCGAAGGCGCTGGCCGGCTCCATGAAGCCTTTTATCGACGGTGAGATCCTGATAGTCGAGCCGTCGGAGATGAGTATCGTAACTGCTGTCGCAAGTTCAAGAGACGGCGAGAGCGAGAGGGTCGGAAGCATCTCGAGGCTCATGCGAAATGATTACGCGGCGGCCATCATCTGTGCGGGTGCACTCGCTTCAAAGATGCAGTCCAAGAAGGAATTCGAGAAGGATATGATCAGCTTAAAGCTCGGTGACAGGAAGGATCCGACGGATCTTATCGACGAGCTTGTCGCTATAGGTTATGAGCGAGTTGCATCAGTATCGTGCGCAGGTGAATTTGCCGCTCGAGGCGATGTCATCGACGTATTTTCTCCCGACAGCAGGATGCCTACCAGACTCAGCTTCTTTGATGATGAGATCGACCAGATCAAGTCTTTCGATACTGATGACCAGAGGTCCACTGAATCGTTTACGAAAGTAACTTTCTGCAGGGCAAGAGAGATCGTTTTTGATGCTAAGAAGAGAGGCTCGGCGGCGGATACTATCCTCAAGAGCGCAGCTTCGGATATAAACAAGATGAATGCGGAATCGGCTAAGGCCGCGGCAGAACTCCTTTCGAGGACCGCGCATAACGATTCCGATGCGGTAAGGGAAGGCATGCGCCTTACGGGTATGGCCAGATGGATCGGCGCGATAGTATCTGAGCCTGACATGATCATCGACTATATAGATAAGACACTAAATATGCTCTTTATCGATGAGATGAGCGAAGTTCGCGGAAGGATCGACGGATACGAAGCGGACTATATCTCAAGATGCAGGAATGCTTTCGAGACGGGAACATGTCCGTCATGTGCTTTCGAGTCGATATTCGAGATCCCCGAGATCATGAAGAGGCTCGATAAGGGTCATCAGATAACTGCCGTATCCTGCCTTGCAACATCCGGCAACGGACTGCCCGGCGGACTTACCGTCACGTCAGACGGACTTGCCGGCGAGAACTGGAGAGGCAGGGATAAGGAACTCGGTATCTTTGTTAAGAAGACCGAAGCCGAGATGACCATGAGATTCCTTCTCACGGGTTCTCAGAGAGTCGAAGGATTCAGGCTCAGGATGGTCGGTGAGGGTGTATCGATAAAGGTTATCCCCGCAGATCTTCCCGCGGGATTCGTATACCCTGCGGCTAAGATGTGCCTTATAGGCGAGCAGGATGTATTCGGCAGTGAGAAGAAGATCTCCAAGAAGAGAAACGGCGCTGCGAAGATCACTTTCTTCGGCGACATCACACCGGGTGATTATGTCGTTCACGATGCTCACGGTATCGGCCGATACGAGGGCATTGTCAACATGCGAATGGGAAAGTCCAATCAGGACTACCTGAAGATCTCCTACGCGAAAAATGCGACGATATATCTGCCTATCGATAAGCTCGATAAGCTTCAGAAATATGTAGGACCAAATGGCAAGGAGCCGAAACTCTCATCGCTTGATTCGGGCGAATGGAACAAGTCCGTCGAGAGAGCAAGGACCTCGATCAAGAAGGTTGCTTTCGATCTCGTTAAGCTCTATGCTGCAAGACGCGCGAGCAAGGGTTACTCATGTTCTCCCGACGATGTGTGGCAGAAGGAATTCGAAGAGAATTTCCCGTATACGGAGACCGACGTTCAGCTCAATGCCATAAGAGATATAAAGAAAGATATGGAGAGCGATACTCCGATGGACCGACTCCTTTGCGGCGACGTAGGATTCGGAAAGACGGAGGTTGCTTTCAGAGCGATATTCAAGTGCGTGACGAACGGTAAGCAGGCATTCATGCTCGCTCCGACAACGCTTCTTGCTCAGCAGCATTACGACAATTTTCTCGAAAGGCTCCACGGCTTTCCGATAAGGGTCGTACTCTTGTCGAGATTCGTTCCTGCTGCCGTCATGAAGCAGAACCTCAAGGATATCAAAGAGGGAAAGGCCGACGTAGTAATAGGTACTCACAGGATCCTTTCGAAGGATGTCATCCCGCACGATCTCGGACTTCTCGTAGTAGATGAGGAGCAGAGATTCGGAGTTAATCACAAAGAGCAGATCAAGGCGATGAGAAACAATATCGATGTCCTTACGCTGACTGCCACGCCTATCCCGAGGACGCTTCATATGTCCATGTCAGGAATAAGAGATATCTCCGTACTCGATGAAGCTCCCATGAACCGTCGCCCCGTTCAGACATACGTAATGGGATACGATGAGGAGATAGTTACGCAGGCTTGCCTTCGCGAGATCTCAAGAGGCGGACAGGTATTCTATCTTTACAACAAGACCGCAGATATCGATAAGAAGGCTGCACATCTTGAGGCGCTGATGCCGGGTGTTAAGGTCTCTTATGCACACGGTAAGATGAGCGAGCATCAGATGGAGAAGATAATCGAATCCTTCATCGTCGGCGAGGCGGATATCCTCGTCTGTACGACGATCATCGAGTCGGGCGTCGACATGCCTAATGTAAATACCATGATCGTCGAGGACAGCGACAGGTTCGGCCTTTCGCAGCTATATCAGATCAAGGGGCGTGTAGGAAGATCCGACAGGCAGGCATATGCATATATCACATACGATCCCGACAAGGAGATGAATTCCGATGCCCGAAAGCGACTGATGGCGATCCGTGAGTTCACCGAGCTCGGTTCCGGTGTTAAGATCGCTCTTCGTGATCTCGAGGTTAGAGGTGCGGGAAATCTTCTCGGCGCTGAGCAGCACGGTCAGATGGATGTTATCGGATATGAGCTCTACTGCCGTCTTCTTGACGAAGAGATAAAGCACTTAAAGGACGGCGATGACGTATCGTTCCTTCCTGCGATCACGGTCAATATGGAAGTAGACTTCGACTCGTATATCCCCGTATCCTATATCGAAGATGAAGAGTCGAGGATGGCAGCATACAGGCGCATCGGATCTATCGGCGACAGGAAGGATTACGATGACTTCCTGGATGAAGTTACTGACCGTTACGGCGATCCGCCGAAGGAAGTAAACTTCCTCGCAGGCGCTGCGCTGATCCGCGCACTGGCAGCTAAGGCGGGCTTTGAGAGAGTATGTTTTAAAGATGCCGGAGTGCTCCTTTATTTCGCGAGCGACCGCAAGATGAACATGAAGTCGGTAACCGCACTTATCGGTACTCCTGAGTTTGCGGGAAGGATCCTTATGTGCGCTCAGGGTAAGCCTTATCTTCACTATAAGCCCAGAACCAATCGTCACGATAAGACAGTTGAAGAATCGATCAAGATGCTGGATATCCTGATCGAGAATATGGAGCCTAAAAAGGCTGAAGCTTAA
- a CDS encoding peptidyl-tRNA hydrolase, PTH1 family, producing the protein MWLVAGLGNPGDKYAYNWHNLGFLAVEMLADKHNITLDRTKFNGVYGKGKIGGEDVIILKPSTYMNNSGESVAPAASFFKIDPSHVIIVYDDIDIAVGSIRVRAKGSAGTHNGMKSVIKFMGTQEFPRVRIGSGPVPEKWNLIDYVLADIPKDQRETVYHSFEDAVKAIEEYIGENG; encoded by the coding sequence ATGTGGCTTGTCGCAGGTCTCGGTAATCCCGGGGACAAGTATGCATATAACTGGCATAACCTGGGCTTTCTCGCAGTGGAGATGCTCGCCGATAAGCACAATATCACTCTCGACAGGACTAAGTTCAACGGCGTATACGGAAAGGGCAAGATAGGCGGTGAAGACGTCATCATCTTAAAGCCTTCGACGTATATGAATAATTCGGGCGAATCAGTTGCTCCGGCGGCTTCTTTCTTTAAGATCGATCCTTCACATGTGATCATCGTCTACGACGATATAGATATTGCTGTAGGTTCGATCAGAGTCAGAGCAAAGGGCAGCGCAGGAACACATAACGGAATGAAGTCCGTGATCAAGTTCATGGGGACACAGGAATTCCCCAGAGTCCGTATCGGATCGGGTCCTGTACCTGAGAAATGGAATCTGATAGACTATGTGCTCGCGGATATCCCGAAGGATCAGAGGGAGACTGTATATCACTCGTTCGAAGATGCGGTTAAAGCTATAGAAGAATACATAGGAGAAAATGGATAA
- a CDS encoding Phosphorylase superfamily protein yields MKQRMIDLMNSDKTTTDYEGAVMADFGLDPQKHYDVLVVAPGWKPDKIMKDQDVKITCTAVHSYKSGYEVQGDGFLIAWIQIGAGANRVIDELCLCAVLDFDKIVFVGAVGALVPELPVGTVCTPSRSIAGNLAGGYLTEDITKYKPFETVYPNDPNFEESVISLAESKGHKVVKAPVFCTDSVYCEYSHMDFIKSFGVSLIEMETSVLYQMADLLEKPAIALLAVSDNNTTGDPLLLRTAEQRDAYDQGRKKVIPDIIIGIAKML; encoded by the coding sequence ATGAAGCAGCGAATGATCGATCTGATGAATTCGGATAAGACGACGACTGACTATGAAGGCGCCGTCATGGCAGACTTCGGACTTGATCCGCAGAAACACTACGATGTACTTGTAGTAGCTCCCGGATGGAAGCCCGATAAGATCATGAAAGATCAGGATGTAAAGATAACATGCACGGCAGTTCATTCGTATAAGTCAGGTTATGAAGTTCAGGGTGACGGATTTCTTATCGCCTGGATACAGATCGGTGCAGGGGCTAACAGGGTGATAGATGAACTCTGCCTCTGCGCAGTCCTGGACTTCGATAAGATAGTATTTGTCGGGGCGGTAGGAGCGCTCGTTCCCGAGCTGCCGGTGGGAACCGTATGTACTCCTTCCCGAAGCATCGCAGGTAATCTTGCGGGAGGTTACCTCACGGAAGATATTACGAAATATAAGCCTTTCGAGACGGTCTATCCCAATGATCCGAATTTTGAGGAGAGCGTTATATCACTTGCTGAGAGTAAAGGTCACAAGGTCGTGAAGGCCCCGGTATTCTGTACCGATTCCGTCTACTGTGAGTATTCGCATATGGACTTTATAAAAAGCTTTGGCGTGAGCCTTATCGAGATGGAGACAAGTGTTCTGTATCAGATGGCAGATCTGCTGGAAAAGCCTGCAATAGCGCTTCTAGCAGTATCTGATAACAACACGACGGGAGATCCGCTCCTTCTAAGGACGGCAGAACAGCGTGACGCCTATGACCAGGGGCGAAAGAAGGTGATCCCCGATATCATTATCGGGATCGCGAAGATGTTATAA
- a CDS encoding L-amino acid N-acyltransferase YncA, which produces MNIRRFKTEEAKEVSDVIRQTIRISNTKDYPLDLMEELIAFETPEHVLERAGWTHLYVAEDEGKIIGCGAIGPYWGKTDESSLFTIFVLPEYQGKGVGRSLIDVLQRDEFYLRAKRVEIPASITGVPFYLKMGYDFKDGIDTPDDEHLIRMEKHKDLSIVRFVEDKDDRNEISRIYENSWKYAYKDIIPQEYLDSIPEGRWAGKIDTPSWKTLVCTDGDKLVGTSSFCDSRFENFAGYGEIISIYLLPEYQGRGYGKYILDRVLSELKEAGYEKAFLWVLEDNLPARKFYEKNGFKLSSEVIEDNIGGKDLREVSYTIDLC; this is translated from the coding sequence ATGAATATACGAAGATTTAAGACTGAAGAAGCAAAGGAAGTATCTGATGTTATCAGACAGACGATAAGGATATCGAATACCAAAGATTACCCGCTCGATCTTATGGAGGAACTCATCGCATTTGAGACGCCCGAGCATGTTCTGGAGAGAGCCGGATGGACGCATCTTTATGTGGCGGAAGATGAAGGTAAGATCATCGGATGCGGTGCCATAGGACCATACTGGGGAAAGACTGATGAGAGCAGTCTCTTTACGATATTCGTTCTGCCCGAGTATCAGGGAAAGGGTGTAGGAAGATCGCTGATCGACGTTCTTCAGAGAGATGAATTTTACCTTCGTGCAAAGCGTGTTGAGATCCCCGCATCGATCACCGGAGTGCCGTTTTATCTTAAGATGGGATATGACTTCAAAGACGGTATCGATACACCCGATGATGAGCATCTGATCAGGATGGAAAAACATAAGGATCTTTCCATAGTACGTTTCGTTGAAGATAAGGATGACAGGAATGAGATCAGCCGTATCTATGAAAACAGCTGGAAATATGCATATAAGGATATCATCCCGCAGGAGTATCTGGACAGCATTCCCGAAGGCAGATGGGCAGGTAAGATCGATACGCCGTCATGGAAGACTCTGGTGTGTACCGACGGTGATAAGCTTGTCGGTACGAGCAGCTTCTGTGATTCCAGATTCGAAAACTTTGCAGGATACGGAGAGATAATATCGATATATCTGCTCCCTGAATATCAGGGCAGGGGATACGGTAAGTATATTCTTGACCGTGTGCTCTCGGAGCTGAAAGAAGCAGGGTATGAGAAGGCATTCCTCTGGGTGCTCGAGGATAATCTTCCTGCGCGGAAGTTTTATGAGAAGAACGGATTTAAGCTCTCGTCCGAAGTCATAGAAGATAACATTGGCGGCAAGGATCTTAGGGAAGTAAGTTATACGATAGATCTATGTTAA
- a CDS encoding UDP-N-acetylglucosamine pyrophosphorylase /glucosamine-1-phosphate N-acetyltransferase has translation MDICAVVMAAGNGTRMKSAHSKVVHQVAGKPIVQWVADALCEAGCSEQVYIVGDKQEEIRDVLGEGVAYVFQEKRLGTGHAVMQAAPFLEGRDGYVIVLPGDSPMVSAETICKALNKMEDGDYAAVVITAEAEDPTGYGRLVRDENGNVLKIVEHKDASEEELKIREINSSMYVFKTSLLLSALGRLSAQNAQKEYYLTDTIGILIGDGCTVGSVICDFEDTLGVNDRMQLMQACKIMNRRILEKHMRNGVQILDENSTWIHSAVEIGRDTIILPGSTLIGNTVVGEECIIGENSRLDGVQVGDGTVIDYSVATSCIIGSDCRIGPFSHIRPDTRINDHVTIGAYVEVKNSTIDDYTRARHLTYIGDSTVGKNVNFGCGTVTCNFDGQDKMGCVIEDNVFIGGNSNILSSVVLGKDSYIAAGSTITSDVPALGLGIGRSKQINKEDWVAKKNRLRGANYIKLDSKRSEV, from the coding sequence ATGGATATATGTGCGGTAGTTATGGCAGCCGGTAACGGCACTAGGATGAAGTCTGCTCATTCGAAAGTAGTTCATCAGGTAGCAGGTAAGCCTATCGTTCAGTGGGTTGCCGATGCGCTCTGCGAGGCTGGATGCAGCGAGCAGGTCTATATAGTCGGAGATAAGCAGGAAGAGATCAGGGATGTCCTCGGTGAGGGTGTTGCCTACGTATTTCAGGAGAAGAGACTCGGTACGGGTCACGCGGTCATGCAGGCTGCACCTTTCCTTGAGGGAAGAGACGGATACGTTATCGTTCTTCCGGGCGATTCACCCATGGTCAGTGCTGAGACTATATGCAAGGCTTTGAACAAGATGGAAGACGGCGACTATGCCGCTGTAGTCATCACCGCCGAGGCTGAGGATCCCACGGGATACGGAAGACTCGTAAGGGATGAGAACGGTAACGTATTAAAGATCGTTGAGCACAAGGATGCTTCCGAAGAGGAACTCAAGATCAGGGAGATCAATTCCTCCATGTATGTCTTTAAGACGTCGCTCCTTCTTTCGGCGCTCGGAAGGCTCAGTGCTCAGAATGCTCAGAAGGAATACTACCTCACGGATACTATCGGGATCCTCATCGGAGACGGCTGCACGGTAGGTTCGGTCATCTGCGATTTTGAAGATACTCTCGGAGTAAATGACAGGATGCAGCTCATGCAGGCATGCAAGATCATGAACAGGCGTATCCTTGAAAAGCACATGAGAAACGGCGTTCAGATCCTCGATGAGAATTCGACATGGATCCACTCCGCCGTAGAGATCGGAAGAGATACGATCATTCTCCCGGGCTCTACTCTTATCGGAAATACGGTAGTAGGCGAGGAGTGCATCATCGGTGAGAATTCCCGTCTTGACGGAGTACAGGTCGGAGACGGTACCGTTATCGACTATTCCGTGGCAACATCGTGCATCATCGGAAGCGACTGCCGTATCGGACCTTTTTCTCACATAAGACCTGATACGAGGATCAATGATCACGTTACGATCGGTGCATATGTAGAGGTAAAGAACTCGACTATCGACGACTATACGAGAGCAAGACACCTTACTTATATCGGTGACTCGACGGTAGGTAAGAACGTCAACTTCGGTTGTGGTACCGTAACATGTAACTTCGACGGTCAGGATAAGATGGGATGCGTTATCGAGGATAACGTATTCATCGGAGGTAACTCCAATATCCTTTCTTCCGTAGTACTCGGTAAAGACAGCTATATCGCAGCAGGTTCCACCATCACGAGCGATGTTCCCGCATTGGGACTCGGAATCGGAAGATCCAAGCAGATCAATAAGGAAGACTGGGTAGCTAAGAAGAACAGGCTTCGCGGAGCTAACTATATAAAGCTCGACAGCAAGCGTTCGGAGGTCTGA
- a CDS encoding GrpB domain, predicted nucleotidyltransferase, UPF0157 family, which yields MKTKRVVVESYNREWKKDFEDIRSELMAVLEGKVISVEHVGSTSVNGLSAKPIIDIDVVIEDADAFADVKDAMESIGYRHEGDLGIPGREAFKYEGKEHLRKHHLYVCTKDAAELKRHISFRDYLRTHPEAVREYSRVKEEGAKLYPEDIDSYINYKAPFIEGVYTEIGI from the coding sequence ATGAAGACCAAACGGGTTGTAGTTGAATCCTATAACAGAGAATGGAAGAAAGACTTTGAGGACATCAGGTCTGAGCTGATGGCTGTGCTCGAAGGCAAGGTCATCAGTGTTGAGCATGTCGGCAGCACTTCCGTTAACGGGTTATCCGCTAAGCCGATCATCGACATAGATGTCGTTATAGAGGATGCGGATGCTTTCGCTGATGTTAAGGATGCCATGGAGAGTATCGGATATCGCCACGAGGGTGACCTGGGGATCCCGGGGCGCGAAGCATTTAAGTACGAAGGTAAGGAGCATCTTCGTAAGCATCACCTTTATGTCTGTACAAAGGATGCGGCGGAACTTAAAAGGCACATCTCATTCAGGGACTATCTGCGAACACATCCCGAAGCTGTAAGAGAATACAGCAGGGTGAAAGAGGAGGGCGCAAAGCTCTATCCTGAAGATATCGACAGCTACATCAATTACAAGGCACCTTTTATTGAAGGTGTCTACACAGAGATCGGGATATAA
- a CDS encoding Acetyltransferase (GNAT) domain-containing protein produces MLTIRYVREEDKAFWYSLDRHLPEEEFVKKVRDAQGYILLDEGEPVGVLRYNLFWDNTPFCTLLYIRDDMQNKGYGKHLMKYWEDEMRDKDYKMLITSTQVDEEAQHFYRKLGYKDCGGLTIDYPDLAQPMELFLSKGL; encoded by the coding sequence ATGCTCACAATACGATATGTAAGAGAAGAAGATAAGGCTTTCTGGTACAGCCTGGACAGGCATCTTCCGGAAGAGGAATTCGTTAAGAAAGTCCGCGACGCGCAGGGGTATATCCTCCTTGATGAGGGTGAGCCTGTCGGGGTCTTAAGATATAACCTGTTCTGGGATAATACGCCATTTTGTACGTTGCTATATATACGTGATGACATGCAGAACAAAGGCTATGGAAAGCATCTCATGAAGTACTGGGAAGATGAGATGCGGGATAAGGATTACAAGATGCTCATAACTTCAACTCAGGTCGATGAGGAAGCACAGCACTTTTATAGGAAGTTGGGATACAAGGACTGCGGCGGACTTACCATAGACTATCCGGATCTCGCTCAGCCGATGGAACTGTTCCTGAGCAAGGGCTTGTGA